In the Aquimarina spinulae genome, AGCGGAGCCAAGTCTCCGGATGCTCCAACAGATCCCTGGCTGGGAACAATAGGTATGGCATCATTATTAATATGCCACAGAATTCTGTCTAATGTTTTTTCTGCAATACCAGAATATCCTTTTGCCAAAGATTGAATTTTAAGAATGAGCATGAGCTTAGCAATCTCAGTATCTATGGGGTCACCAACGCCTACACTATGACTTTGTAAGATGTTGCTTTGTAGGATATTGGTTTCTTCTTTAGATATTTTTGTAGTACAAAGTGGTCCAAAACCGGTATTAATGCCATATACAGGTTCTCCTTTTTCTACAATATTTTCTACTACCTGCTGACTTTTTTTTACGCTATTGCGAGAAGTTTCAGAGATAACCCCAGTGGTTTCTCCACGGGCAATTTGTATTGCTATACCTGCAGTTAGGTAGTCTTCTCCAAATGAAAAGTGGTTTGTTTTCGTTGACATATGCGTATTTCTATTTTTTTACTAAAATAATACCTATTTTTGATAATTAGAAATACTAATTTGATCATTAATTAATAACTATGGGTTATCAGATAGAGCTTCGACACTTCACTTATTTTATGGCAGTAGCCGAGGAGTTACATTTCAGAAAAGCTGCAGATCGACTGTTTATTTCCCAACCAGGATTAAGTAGACAAATTAAGCAAATGGAAGAAATAATTGGTGTTGCTCTTTTTGTGAGAAATAAAAGAAAGGTAACATTAACGGCAGCAGGGGTGTATCTTAAGAAGGAATTAGATTATATTTTTAATCATATTGATTTTACGATACGACAAACTCGTTTGATTGATCAGGGAAGTAATGGGGAGATTAGAATTGGTTTTTTGGGATCTGCTATGCAAACGGTTATTCCAGAACTATTGGTTATGGTTAATAAAGAGCTCCCAGATATACAGTTTAGTTTAGAAGAAATGTCTAATCATCTGCAGGTAGAAGCTGTAGAAAAAGATCAGTTAGATCTTGGTTTTGTACGATTAGCTCGTGTACCCGAAGGCATACAAAAAAAAACAGTTCATACAGATTCATTTTCTATGGTAGTACCACTAGAGCATCGACTTACTTCAGAAACTTTTAAAAGTATTGCGCAAGTATCAGAGGAGCATTTTATTTTGTTTTCTTCAGATTATAGTTCTTTATATTACGATAAAATCATGAGTATCTGCGAGGATAAAGGATTCACTCCCAAGGTAACACATAAGTCGGTACATGCGCAGACTATCTTTAAATTGGTAGAGAGTGGGTTAGGAGTTGCTATTGTTCCTACATCATTACAACAGGGCTTTGATCTGGGCGTAAAGTTTTTAGAGATTCCAAAAATACCTCAAAAGGCAATACTTTCTGTTATTTGGAAAAAAGACAATAGAAACCCTGCATTACAACAAATCTTGAAGTTTTTATAATAAAAGGCCACATGTAATATACATCTGACCTTTCTATAGTTTATATATATTTATTCGTTTGGCATAGAATAAAAGAACCGTTCTTCGGTAATTTTACCATCATTTACTTGATAGACACAAACTTCTTCTATTTGCATACGGCCTTGCTCTTTAAAGGTGCAATCCATTTTCATAGCACAGCTAAAATGATTTTCTGCAACTACGGGTTCAGATATTTCTCCGCCATGATACTCTTCGACAGAAGCATGCCAATCTTCACTTTTTTTAATCACAGCATCAATGCCCGAAGTCACTTCATTAGGCATTCCTGGCATTTCCTTACTTACTATATTCTGAGCGTATAATTCTTTAAGAGCTTGCATATTTTCTCCCTGGCGACAGAGTTCTACTAGACGTTTGGCCACTTCTTGTGTGTTCATGTTTTTTGATGTATTGGTTTATAAATGAATTGTGATACGGTAAATTACAAAAAAACGAGATTAGTAATTTTAAAAAAATGTTATAATTTTTTACCTAACCAACGGCTTTTTTATATACTGTAAGACAACGTTCTCGTGCCATTTTATGTTCTATCATAGGTTGTGGATACGTAAGCTCATTAATATCATTTACCCAAGTACGGATATAGGAAAGTTGCTTGTCGAATTTGGTGATTTGTGTAGTTGGATTAAAGATTCTAAAATAAGGGGCTGCATCAACACCAGAACCTGCCGCCCATTGCCAGTTGCCTACATTAGCAGACATATCGTAGTCTAGTAGTTTTTCTGCAAAATAGGCCTCACCCCACCGCCAGTCGATTAATAAATGCTTGCATAGAAAACTAGCAACCACCATGCGTACACGATTATGCATATATCCTGTTTGATTAAGCTGGCGCATCCCCGCATCTACCAGTGGATATCCCGTTTGGCCATTCATCCACTTTTCGAATTCTTGTTCGTTATTTCTCCATTCGATGCTATCATATTTGGGTTTAAAAGAAGAGCCCTTTGTATATGGGTAATGCCATAGGATTTGCATAAAAAACTCTCTCCAGATAAGCTCTGACCAAAATACCTGATTATCTTCTGCAATAGCTTTTTTGATAACCGATCGAATTCCTACTGTCCCAAAACGTAGATGAGGGCCTATTTTTGAAGTGCCATTTTCTTTTGACGGGAAATTTCGGGTCGCCTCATAGTTTTGAATAAGATGAGGTGAGATATCATAATCCGGAACTTTGATAGATGAGGTTACAAACCCCATTTCTTGTAATGTTACATTAGTGAGATCAGTATCCTTAACCAAATTGTTAAGATATAACTTTGTAGAGTGAATTTTTAATAAGGTGGGGTCAAATATTTCTTTCCACTTGTTTTTATAGGGGGTGTATACCACATATGGATTGCCATCTTTTTTTACAATTTCATCTTTTTCAAATATCACCTGATCTTTAAAAGTATGTAATTGAATGCTATGCTTTTGTAAAAGGTTATTGATTAGAGTATCTCTCTCTTTTGCATAGGGTTCGTAATCATGATTGGTGTATACCTGTTGTATTTCGTATTGAGAAATTAGGGTTTCAAAAACTGTTTTAGGAGTGCTGTAATAGAGGGATAAAGAACTTTTATATTGATGTTGAAGTGTTAACCTCATTTTTTGCAGTGTTTCAAAAATAAAGGTTACCCGGGCATCATTTTTTGGTAGATGACCCAAAATATGTGTATCAAAAATAAAAATGGGTAGGACCGGATATTTTCCTTTTAGTGCTTTAAGAAACCCTGTATTGTCATCTAATCTAAGATCTCTTCTAAACCAGAATACAGTGACTTTCTCTTTCATAAACTAGTGTACATTAAGAGTAGACATACCACCATCTACGCCTATAACCTGACCTGTAATCCAGCTACTATCATCACTTAACAAAAAACGTGCAATATTTGCGACATCTTCTGCTTGTCCTATACGTTTCATAGGATGACGATTATCCATAAGTTCTTTCTTTTTTTCATTACTTAATAATCCTTTAGCAAGAGGAGTATTTGTTAATGATGGTGCGATAACATTAACTCTAAATTTTGGAGCATATTCTGCAGCTAATGCTTTTGCAAATCCTTCTATTGCGCCTTTTGCAGCTGCAATGCTGGTATGAAAAGGCATTCCGACCTTTACGGCTACAGTACTAAAAAACACTAAACTTGCTTGTTCAGAATTTTTTAATTTCGGAAGTAGGGCGTGTATGATTTTGACCAAAAACATAAAATTGATCTGCATGTCTTCTTCAAATACTTTTGGAGTTAACATTTTGAAAGGCTTGAGATTAATGCTACCCGGGCAATATACAAAACCATCGATTCTTTCGGGAAGAACAGAAGTGTCGATTTCATCCTTTGATGCATCATAAGGTATATGAGTTACTTCTAAATTCCCCAGATTTTCTGAAGTTCTTGAGGCAATAAAAACGTTATACTCATTATATAGTTTTAGAGCAATTTCAAAACCAATTCCATGACTTCCACCTATAAGTAGAATATTTTTTCTCATTATTTAAGTTTTACACAAATATAATCTCATTATTTGCTTTGGTTTCTAATGTTCCGAATAATTCGATTAATTTCTTTTTGCGATATTCAAACACTTCTTTTAACCTTGGTTTTACCACAATAGGGTGGATTAATTGACCTAGTATCCCAAAGGGTATTTTGTAATCGATAATATCTTCCATTTCAATACCACCAGGAATTTCTTTGATAAAGTGTTTATGGTGCCATAATGAGTAGGGGCCAAATCGTTGTTCGTCTACAAAATATTTCTTATTCTTTACGTGTGTTATTTCTGTAATCCATTTTTTTTTGATTCCTGCGATTGGAGTAACACTATATTGTATGATCTGACCAGGGTACATTTTACGATCAGCACCTGATAAAACCTGAAATTTCATATATTCTGGCGTTATGATTTTTAGGTTTTTCGGATCCGAAAGAAATTCCCAGGCTTTTTCTATAGATATAGGAAGGTGTTGTTTCGTTTTTAATGTATAGATTTTCATAGCTTACAAAAGTATACTAGCAAAAATATAATTTTTTGTTTAACGAATGGTGTTTTTTGTTAAACGAAATAGTGATTAATGCTGTCAGAAAAAACTTTTTGCCCAAGCTTTTGCTTCTTCGAGAGTACTAAAAAATGCAAAGGATTTGCCAAATAATGGCTGTTCTATAATAGCTTTATCTCTTTCTTTATCATTACTAGATACAATTGCTAACCCTTTCATATTGTCTAATAAACCTTGTTTATATATATCTGGAGAGACTTTGTGCTCGTACTTACGATGGCTAATCATTATAAAATTCTTTGTTTCATAATGCTTTTTAAGTGTACCTCTTAGTATTGAAGCTTTATTAAGTGAAAATTCTACATTTTCATTAATAGTAAGTATAGCATATTGATCGTATAGGTCTATTTTACAAAATTCATTAGAAAAATGCTCCATTGGGGGATATGGGTATTGTTTATTAATTGTAAATATATGTTAAAAAGAATAACTTTTATAAAGTATAACACCAAAAAAATGGTTTATGGGGATAAAGTAATTGGTGATAAAATTTAAACGTTCTTAGATCTAATTTTGGTATTGATCCAGAATAAATAAATTAATTGCACTAAACCTAGTATCCAATATAATTGATATCTTATTTTGTAGATATCAAAAAACTTAACTTCGGAATCAGAAAATTTGACTATCATAAAAGTGATTGCAGGTATCGTAATCCCAAAAAAGACTATTACAAAGAAGATTGTTGCAAACCCAGTATTTTGTTTAATATTAAATTCTGTCGAGAATTTATATTTTCTATAATTTATATAAAATAGTAAAAGAAGAATTATAATATCTATGTATATCCAAAGCATGTTGGTGAGCTAATATTTCGTGTTAAATATAACAATTTTAAACAAAATATATTCTAACAGTCTGTACAACAGTTGTCTGGCTTTACTAGTTTACAGGTTAACACAGCCAATAGGGCACCTAGAATAGGAGCAATAAAATAAAGCCACTGGTGTTCCCAATGACCAGATAATAAAGCGGGCCCCAATGACCTGGCGGGGTTCATTGACGCATTAGTCATCGGGCCAGCAAACATAGCTTCGAGTAGTACAACTCCTCCAACTGCTATTCCGGCCATAGTACCCGTTTCTTTAGAGCCTGTAGAAACATTAATGATAACAACCATAAGAAAATAAGTGAGTAATGTCTCTAGAATGAATGCTCTTAGATCATCGAAAGCTGGTAGAGTACCACCAAGAAATTCACTTTCAGGAAATAAAAAGAGTAGAATACTACTAGCCACTATGGCACCAATACATTGAGCGATAATATACTTAGGTACTTCTTCCCATTCAAATTTTTTGGCGTATGCAAATGCAATAGTAACTGCAGGATTAAAATGTGCTCCGGATATTTCTCCAAAAGCATAAATCATTGCCATTACAATAAGCCCCCAGGTAATGGCAACACCAACATGAGTGACATCTCCGCCAGTAACTTCATTAATAGTCATAGCACCAGTACCACAAAATACCATACTAAAGGTTCCTATACTTTCGGATATATATTTTCTCATTACTTTTTTATAATGACCGCAAATATACTATTAGTTATTTTAAGTTTTTGTTAACTTTTAATGTATGTTGTAATCCTTATTTTCGTCATTAAGTAATTTAAACCAAACTAAACTAACTACAATGAAAAAGATCATCTTATTTCTTTCTATGGCTTTATTCTCTTTAGGAATTGAAGCTCAGGTAAAAGCACCACAACCAAGTCCTTCTTCTAAAATAGAGCAGGTTATTGGGTTGACAGATGTTTCTGTTGAATATTCTCGCCCTAGTATGCGAGGAAGAGCTATTTTCGGAAATTTAGTGCCTTATGATAAGCTATGGAGAACAGGAGCAAATAAAAATACTCAAATTACATTTAGTGATGATGTAAAAGTTGCAGGTAAAGAGTTAAAAAAAGGAACGTATGCAATTTATACAAAACCAGGTAAAGAAAATTGGGAAATAATTTTTTATAGTGATGCAAACAATTGGGGGACTCCACAAAAATGGGATGACACTAAAGTAGCAGCTACTGCAACTGTAAAAG is a window encoding:
- a CDS encoding LysR family transcriptional regulator, with the protein product MGYQIELRHFTYFMAVAEELHFRKAADRLFISQPGLSRQIKQMEEIIGVALFVRNKRKVTLTAAGVYLKKELDYIFNHIDFTIRQTRLIDQGSNGEIRIGFLGSAMQTVIPELLVMVNKELPDIQFSLEEMSNHLQVEAVEKDQLDLGFVRLARVPEGIQKKTVHTDSFSMVVPLEHRLTSETFKSIAQVSEEHFILFSSDYSSLYYDKIMSICEDKGFTPKVTHKSVHAQTIFKLVESGLGVAIVPTSLQQGFDLGVKFLEIPKIPQKAILSVIWKKDNRNPALQQILKFL
- a CDS encoding nuclear transport factor 2 family protein, with product MNTQEVAKRLVELCRQGENMQALKELYAQNIVSKEMPGMPNEVTSGIDAVIKKSEDWHASVEEYHGGEISEPVVAENHFSCAMKMDCTFKEQGRMQIEEVCVYQVNDGKITEERFFYSMPNE
- a CDS encoding cryptochrome/photolyase family protein translates to MKEKVTVFWFRRDLRLDDNTGFLKALKGKYPVLPIFIFDTHILGHLPKNDARVTFIFETLQKMRLTLQHQYKSSLSLYYSTPKTVFETLISQYEIQQVYTNHDYEPYAKERDTLINNLLQKHSIQLHTFKDQVIFEKDEIVKKDGNPYVVYTPYKNKWKEIFDPTLLKIHSTKLYLNNLVKDTDLTNVTLQEMGFVTSSIKVPDYDISPHLIQNYEATRNFPSKENGTSKIGPHLRFGTVGIRSVIKKAIAEDNQVFWSELIWREFFMQILWHYPYTKGSSFKPKYDSIEWRNNEQEFEKWMNGQTGYPLVDAGMRQLNQTGYMHNRVRMVVASFLCKHLLIDWRWGEAYFAEKLLDYDMSANVGNWQWAAGSGVDAAPYFRIFNPTTQITKFDKQLSYIRTWVNDINELTYPQPMIEHKMARERCLTVYKKAVG
- a CDS encoding SDR family NAD(P)-dependent oxidoreductase, with product MRKNILLIGGSHGIGFEIALKLYNEYNVFIASRTSENLGNLEVTHIPYDASKDEIDTSVLPERIDGFVYCPGSINLKPFKMLTPKVFEEDMQINFMFLVKIIHALLPKLKNSEQASLVFFSTVAVKVGMPFHTSIAAAKGAIEGFAKALAAEYAPKFRVNVIAPSLTNTPLAKGLLSNEKKKELMDNRHPMKRIGQAEDVANIARFLLSDDSSWITGQVIGVDGGMSTLNVH
- a CDS encoding SRPBCC family protein, with the protein product MKIYTLKTKQHLPISIEKAWEFLSDPKNLKIITPEYMKFQVLSGADRKMYPGQIIQYSVTPIAGIKKKWITEITHVKNKKYFVDEQRFGPYSLWHHKHFIKEIPGGIEMEDIIDYKIPFGILGQLIHPIVVKPRLKEVFEYRKKKLIELFGTLETKANNEIIFV
- a CDS encoding MIP/aquaporin family protein, with the protein product MRKYISESIGTFSMVFCGTGAMTINEVTGGDVTHVGVAITWGLIVMAMIYAFGEISGAHFNPAVTIAFAYAKKFEWEEVPKYIIAQCIGAIVASSILLFLFPESEFLGGTLPAFDDLRAFILETLLTYFLMVVIINVSTGSKETGTMAGIAVGGVVLLEAMFAGPMTNASMNPARSLGPALLSGHWEHQWLYFIAPILGALLAVLTCKLVKPDNCCTDC